One part of the Amaranthus tricolor cultivar Red isolate AtriRed21 chromosome 16, ASM2621246v1, whole genome shotgun sequence genome encodes these proteins:
- the LOC130802445 gene encoding uncharacterized mitochondrial protein AtMg00810-like — translation MKMPEGVPNPNGYVCKLKKSLYGLKQASRQWFSKLVKKLQTQGFVQSKMITLYSSKEKVIRNHTPIILALKHHLHTTFSIKDLGALHFFLGMEICKTSAGIILTQHKFTKKLLQFSGLDLSKRATTPLPTSFKLHPDVGDPYFDPAFYRSLVGKLNFLTHSRPDLTFAVQTLSQFMQDPKVPHMQALHHTLRYVAGSIGQGILLKAGERISLIGYSDSDWATCPITRRSITGYLVLFGGSPVSWNSKKQSTISKSSTEAEYRDMAVVASEITCIGKNPVHHERTKHIELDAHFTREKVLDGLLQLQYLPTAQQLANAFTKNLSAAQLQYLMTKRGLVQTTIPSLRGGIGDDTSSSTIPPQAG, via the exons ATGAAGATGCCTGAAGGAGTTCCAAATCCAAATGGCTATGTTTGCAAGTTGAAAAAGTCCCTCTATGGGTTAAAACAAGCTTCAAGACAATGGTTCTCTAAATTGGTTAAGAAGCTACAAACTCAAGGATTTGTTCAATCCAAAATGATTACTCTTTATTCATCAAAAGAGAAGGTGATCA GGAATCACACACCTATAATTCTGGCTTTAAAGCATCATTTACACACAACCTTCAGCATTAAAGATTTGGGTGCTCTTCATTTCTTCTTAGGCATGGAGATATGTAAGACTTCTGCTGGTATAATCTTGACGCAACACAAATTCACAAAGAAATTGCTACAATTCAGTGGTCTTGATCTATCCAAAAGAGCCACCACTCCACTCCCCACATCTTTCAAATTACATCCAGATGTAGGAGACCCTTATTTTGATCCAGCTTTCTACAGATCATTAGTTGGAAAGTTAAACTTTCTTACTCACAGCAGGCCTGATCTTACTTTTGCTGTTCAGACCTTGAGTCAATTCATGCAAGATCCCAAGGTTCCTCATATGCAAGCCCTACACCATACTCTGAGATATGTTGCTGGTTCCATTGGCCAAGGCATTCTATTAAAGGCTGGTGAACGCATTTCTCTTATTGGATATTCAGATTCAGATTGGGCTACTTGTCCCATAACGAGAAGGTCCATAACTGGGTACCTTGTTTTGTTTGGTGGCTCACCAGTTTCATGGAACAGCAAGAAACAGTCCACTATATCCAAGTCTTCCACAGAAGCAGAATATCGTGATATGGCTGTTGTTGCTTCTGAAATTACTTG CATTGGAAAGAATCCTGTGCACCATGagcgtacaaaacacattgaattAGATGCTCATTTCACTCGAGAAAAGGTCCTAGATGGTCTGTTACAGTTGCAATATCTTCCCACTGCTCAACAGTTAGCAAATGCATTCACTAAGAATTTATCTGCAGCACAACTACAGTACTTGATGACCAAGCGAGGTCTCGTTCAAACTACCATCCCTAGCTTGAGGGGGGGTATTGGGGATGATACATCCAGCTCAACAATTCCACCACAAGCTGGTTGA
- the LOC130803055 gene encoding phosphoinositide phospholipase C 6, whose translation MAGSSSTHHNYKMFMCFNRKFKINDTRPPFDVVEAFTIYSEKNAHMNQSQLRRFMIEFQGEDLTEDESNCLLNEILRRRRHLTKFTKHQLSLEDFFFFLFSDDLNSPLNTQVHQDMTAPMQHYFIFTGHNSYLTGNQLSSDCSDVPIIKALQRGVRVIELDIWPNSAKDDVNVLHGRTLTTPVPLIKCLKSIKEHAFAASSYPVIITLEDHLTPDLQAKVAKMVTEVFGEMLFCPESKHLEQFPSPEELKFRIILSTKPPKEYLEEKQAKDKGSASPGSSGDDAQPNEATGDSESDPDDDDSDVAANGKPDQSIAPQYKRLIAIHAGKPKNGLRQALRTGLDKVRRLSLSEQALERAASNYGPDVVRFTQRNFLRIYPKGTRIRSSNYEPLVGWMHGAQMVAFNMQGYGKSLWLMSGMFRLNGGCGYVKKPDFLMKQGPNGEVFDPKAQSEVKKILKVRVYMGDGWRMDFSKTHFDTFSPPDFYVKLRILGVPADIAKVKTKIMEDEWTPVWDQEFKFALTVPELALLQIEVREYDMSEKDDFGGQACLPISELKTGIRSIRLFDRKGEKLPSVRLLMKFQFA comes from the exons ATGGCTGGGAGTAGTAGTACTCATCATAATTACAAAATGTTTATGTGTTTTAATAGAAAGTTTAAGATCAATGATACACGACCACCATTTGATGTTGTAGAAGCATTTACAATTTATTCTGAGAAAAATGCCCATATGAATCAATCGCAACTACGTCGTTTTATGATTGAGTTTCAAGGAGAAGATTTAACGGAAGATGAATCTAATTGTCTTCTTAATGAGATTCTTCGTCGTCGAAGACATTTGACCAAATTTACAAAACATCAGTTGAGTCTTGAAGATTTcttcttttttctattttctgATGATCTCAATTCTCCTCTTAATACCCAG GTGCACCAAGATATGACTGCTCCTATGCAACATTATTTCATATTTACAGGTCATAATTCGTACTTAACCGGAAATCAGCTCAGCAGTGATTGCAGTGATGTACCGATAATTAAGGCACTGCAGAGAGGAGTTAGGGTGATTGAACTTGATATATGGCCTAATTCCGCTAAGGATGATGTTAATGTTCTTCATGGAAG GACCTTAACAACTCCAGTGCCGCTCATCAAATGTTTGAAGTCGATAAAAGAACATGCTTTTGCTGCATCTTCATATCCCGTGATCATAACTTTGGAAGACCATCTTACGCCCGACCTCCAAGCTAAAGTTGCAAAG ATGGTAACTGAAGTATTTGGGGAGATGTTATTCTGTCCCGAGTCTAAGCACTTGGAACAATTTCCTTCACCCGAAGAATTGAAGTTTAGAATCATCCTGTCCACCAAACCGCCAAAAGAATACCTCGAGGAAAAACAAGCCAAAGACAAAGGGAGCGCCTCACCAGGCTCATCCGGGGATGATGCACAGCCCAACGAGGCAACAGGCGACAGTGAAAGCGATccagatgatgatgatagtgaTGTTGCAGCAAACGGTAAACCTGATCAATCAATTGCACCACAGTATAAGCGTCTGATTGCTATTCACGCGGGGAAACCAAAGAATGGCTTGAGACAAGCACTTAGAACCGGTTTGGATAAAGTCAGACGTCTTAGTTTGAGTGAACAAGCACTTGAAAGGGCAGCTTCAAACTATGGACCTGATGTTGTTCG CTTTACACAACGAAACTTTCTTAGGATTTATCCTAAGGGAACGCGTATTCGATCTTCAAACTACGAGCCATTGGTTGGGTGGATGCATGGGGCTCAAATGGTTGCTTTTAATATGCAG GGATATGGTAAATCTCTTTGGTTAATGAGCGGAATGTTTCGATTAAATGGTGGTTGTGGTTATGTCAAAAAACCTGATTTTCTGATGAAACAAGGTCCAAACGGGGAGGTCTTTGATCCAAAAGCACAATCAGAAGTGAAGAAAATCTTGAAG GTTAGGGTGTATATGGGTGATGGATGGCGCATGGATTTTAGCAAAACTCACTTTGACACTTTTTCTCCACCAGACTTTTATGTGAAG CTACGCATACTAGGAGTTCCAGCTGATATAGCCAAggtaaaaactaaaataatggAAGATGAATGGACTCCTGTATGGGATCAAGAGTTCAAGTTTGCATTAACAGTTCCAGAATTAGCATTACTTCAAATCGAAGTAAGAGAATATGACATGTCGGAGAAGGATGATTTCGGAGGACAAGCATGTTTGCCTATATCGGAACTTAAGACTGGGATTAGATCGATTAGACTTTTCGATAGGAAGGGTGAAAAACTCCCTTCTGTTAGACTTCTCATGAAGTTTCAATTTGCTTAG
- the LOC130802446 gene encoding uncharacterized mitochondrial protein AtMg00810-like: MLNNNNSSASSPKSRSIRIRKASIGGTTLRRKTTFCMMYPDYVCLLKKSLYGLKQAPRAWYKRFADFVSAIGFTNSKSDNSLFVYRKGSNMAYLLLYVDDIILTASSDDLRRSIMDHLGTEFAMKDLGSLNYFLGIRVTKHKGGLFLSQRKYAKEIIERAGMGSCKPSSTPVDTKSKVSATTGGPYANPTKYRSLAGALQYLTFTRPDISYAVQQICLHMHDPRDAHMNALKRIIRYVQGTLHLGLHLYPSAIANIVSYTDADWGGCPDTRRSTSEYCVYLGDNLISLSSKRQPTLSRSSTEAEYRGVANVVSESSWIRNLLLELHCPVRKATMVYCDNISAIYLSGNPVQHQRTKHIEMDIHFVREKVARGEVRVRHVPSRYQIANIFTKGLPLILFADFRNSLNVRHPPVSTAGV; this comes from the coding sequence atgttaaataataataattcatccGCATCTTCCCCAAAAAGCAGGAGCATCAGGATCCGCAAGGCAAGTATAGGGGGGACAACACTTAGACGAAAAACTACATTCTGCATGATGTATCCCGATTATGTCTGTTTACTGAAGAAGTCTCTGTATGGCCTTAAGCAAGCCCCTCGTGCATGGTACAAAAGATTTGCTGATTTTGTGTCTGCTATTGGGTTCACTAACAGTAAATCAGATAATTCCTTATTTGTTTATCGGAAAGGGTCTAATATGGCTTActtattgttatatgttgacGACATTATTTTGACAGCTTCATCTGATGATCTCCGTAGATCTATAATGGATCACCTTGGCACTGAGTTTGCAATGAAGGATCTGGGCTCCTTGAATTATTTTCTAGGCATCCGTGTAACTAAACACAAAGGCGGTTTGTTTCTATCACAGCGCAAATATGCCAAGGAAATTATTGAACGTGCTGGTATGGGTTCGTGTAAACCGAGTTCGACTCCAGTAGACACTAAGTCGAAGGTCAGTGCTACAACGGGGGGTCCATATGCGAATCCAACAAAGTATCGCAGCCTTGCTGGTGCCCTGCAATATCTCACGTTTACTAGGCCGGATATCTCGTATGCAGTTCAACAGATTTGCCTGCACATGCATGACCCTAGAGACGCACATATGAATGCTCTCAAACGTATCATACGCTATGTTCAAGGTACTCTCCATCTTGGCTTACACCTTTATCCTTCCGCGATTGCAAATATAGTCTCTTATACTGATGCAGATTGGGGAGGGTGTCCTGATACGAGACGATCCACATCGGAATACTGTGTTTATTTGGGTGACAATCTGATCTCGTTGTCGTCCAAACGTCAACCTACTTTATCTCGATCCAGTACCGAGGCTGAGTATAGAGGGGTGGCTAATGTTGTTTCAGAGTCCAGTTGGATTCGGAATCTACTACTCGAACTACATTGTCCTGTTCGGAAAGCTACAATGGTGTATTGCGACAATATCAGTGCCATTTATCTTTCCGGGAATCCTGTTCAACACCAGCGCACTAAACACATTGAAATGGATATTCATTTTGTCAGAGAAAAAGTTGCACGAGGTGAAGTACGAGTTCGACATGTGCCTTCACGTTATCAGATTGCAAATATTTTCACTAAAGGGTTGCCCCTTATTTTATTTGCGGACTTCCGGAACAGTCTCAATGTTCGTCATCCTCCCGTTTCGACTGCGGGGGTGTGA